The window CACTATGCCCATGCCAACTTCATTACTGACTAGAATAACTGAGCCTTGTAATGTGGGCAGGGTAGACAGCAAAGCTTCGCGTTCGGCTTGCCAACTTGAATCTTGCGGTGGATTGCAATCGGGACATATCCATTGCGCTAGCCATAACGTTAAACAATCTACAATCAGACATTGATTTGGCGCGTCTAAATTGCGTAGGGTTTGCGCAAGATAATGCGGCTCTTCTACCAATGCCCACTCTGCTGGGCGGCGGTTTTTGTGATGTTGTACGCGGGATTTAAATTCATCGTCGTAGATTTGTGCGGTGGCGATGTACGTCACAGCAAGCCCGCTGGTTTGCGCCAGCTTTTCTGCATAGGCGCTTTTACCTGAGCGTGCGCCACCTAAAATTAAATGTATGGACATTGTGCTACTCCTAATTCTTTAAACTGCTCTGAATTCTTAAACTGACCGTGCTTGAAACGTCTGCCATTCTTGAATAATCGCCTGAATTTGTTTTAAGCCATGCGTAATCAAGGATGGCCCAGGTTGCAAAATATCGGCAGATTTTATTTCTCGCACGAAGCCATGTTTTACTGCAGGTAAATCTGCCCAGCCTTCACGTGCTATCACTTGCTGGGGTTGAAATTTTTTGCCGCACCATGAACCGATAATAATATCAGGTTGGCGTTCTACCACTAGTTGCGGCGTGACTATACGATCTTTGGCACTGTGAAATTGGGATAGTTCTGGAAAGCAGTCGACGCCACCAGCGAGTTCAATCAACTCCATCGCCCAACGGATGCTGCACATCATAGGGTCATCCCACTCTTCAAAATATACTTTGGGTTTAATCTTGAATTTGCTGGCAGTCTGCTGTGCTTCATCCAAAGTTTTTTCCAGCGTTGCAATCAGTTGCTCGGCTTTTTCTGTCGCGCCGACCAAGGCACCAGTGACCGCAATCATATTCAACACTTGCGCAACGCTACGTTGGTTGAAAATATGAACTTCAACGCCCGCACGAATCAGTGAGGCGGCAATATCTGCCTGCAGGTTGGAGAAGCCAATCACCAAGTCAGGCTGCAGTTCTAAAATTTTATCAATTTTGGCGCTGGTGAACGCTGAAACTTTCGGCTTTTCTTTTCTGGCAATGGCTGGGTGTGTGGTATAGCCCGAAATGCCGACAATACGGTCTTGCTCGCCGAGCAAATATAGTACCTCGGTCGGTTCTGTGGTTAAGCAAACGATGCGTTTAGGGTATCTCATAGTTGTTACTATTTGGTTGTAAGTATTTATTAAAGAAGATTATTTTGCTGCATTTACTTTGAGGTGTCCCAAGTATTTTCCATCACCATCTCCGCAAGCGGTTTAGCGGTTGCCCAGCCCGTTTCTACCAGCATGGGTTCTTTGTAGAAACTACTCACATGGCCTAAACACAATACTGCGATGGGTTTAGCGTCCGCAGGCATATTGAGTAATGTGCCTAATTCAACGGGATCAAAAATCGACACCCAGCCCATGCCTAATCCTTCAGCGCGGGCGGCAAGCCACATGTTCTGTATGGCGCAACTCACGGATGCAATATCCATTTCCGGCAAGGTTCTGCGCCCAAACACATGGCCATCACGTTTGTCGCACAGTGACACCACCAGTAATTCGCCACACTCTAAAATGCCTTCTACTTTTAAACGTAAAAACTCTGCGCTTTTAGAATCAACCCCAGTTGCGGTATTTTCATACTCACCAATCGCTTGTGCGGTTTTAACGCGCTCTTTATCTACCAGTTGATGAATAGCTTTGCGTGTGTTCGTATCAGTAATTCTAATAAATCGCCAAGGCTGCATCAGGCCAACGCTGGGGGCATGGTGTGCGGCATGCAAAATTTTAGTGAGTATTTCAGGCGCAACAGGGTTGGGTAAAAAGTGCCGCATATCACGTCGCTCGGCAATGGCGCGATACACCGCGGCAACTTCAATATCTGAAAACTTATGGTTTTGCATAAGAAAATAGTCGTGCAGCAAGTGTTGGGTTAGACGAAAAGTAAAAATGTAAAAAAGTCGCCGTGATGCTACCTTGCTGATAAATATTTTCACCCACACCGTATCGGCTATTTGCCTGACATTTAGGCAAGAGGGGGGTATCGAACTTGCCATAGTGGAAGGTATGCGCACCAATGTTGCCTATGTCTTCTAGCAACTCAGTATGTTGAGTGCCTAAACCTTGCAGGCGCTGTTCAATGTGGCTTTTCCCCGCCAATAAACCATAAACAGGCTCACCGTTAATGGATTCGGACAATGCCATCATACCCCCGCATTCGGCTAATATCGGTTTGTCAGCGTTAAATGCTGCCAATAGGGCATCACGCATACCTGCATTTTCGCTTATTTCTTTTAAATGCAATTCTGGGTAACCACCTGGTAACCAATAAGCATCGGCTTCTGGCAAAGTTTTGTCATGTAGTGGTGAAAAGAACTTAACGGTTGCGCCCATTTCCTGCAAGCAATCGATATTGGCGGGGTAAATAAAACAAAAGGCGGCATCGCGCGCAATGGCAATGGTTTTGCCTGCCAATAATTTAGACGGCATAGGTGAAGTTGCCATATTAAGTGCGGTAAATGTCACCTTTGGTGGTAACGGTAATGCGCTGCTATCAGCTAAAGCAGTGGCAGCCGCTTCAATTCTTGCGTCTAAATCTGTAATTTCTTGCGCTCTAAACAAGCCCAAATGCCGTTCAGGCAAAGCATAAGCTTCATCTTGCGGCAATGCGCCTAACCAACTCAAATGGACTGGCAAGCTGTCTTTTAGCATATCAGCATGCCCAGTGCTGCCAACTTTATTAGCAAGTACGCCAGCTGGAATTAATGCTGGTTGGTAGCCCAGCAAACCAGAAGCTAAAGCGCCAAAGGTTTGCGCCATGCCGCTAGCATCGATGGTGAGCATCACTGGCAGGCTGTAGCGCATTGCAATATCCGCGGATGATGGCGTGCCATCGTACAACCCCATCACGCCTTCAACAATAATGACATCGGCTGTTTGCGCCGCTTGATA is drawn from Methylotenera versatilis 301 and contains these coding sequences:
- the bluB gene encoding 5,6-dimethylbenzimidazole synthase, which gives rise to MQNHKFSDIEVAAVYRAIAERRDMRHFLPNPVAPEILTKILHAAHHAPSVGLMQPWRFIRITDTNTRKAIHQLVDKERVKTAQAIGEYENTATGVDSKSAEFLRLKVEGILECGELLVVSLCDKRDGHVFGRRTLPEMDIASVSCAIQNMWLAARAEGLGMGWVSIFDPVELGTLLNMPADAKPIAVLCLGHVSSFYKEPMLVETGWATAKPLAEMVMENTWDTSK
- a CDS encoding cobalamin-binding protein gives rise to the protein MRYPKRIVCLTTEPTEVLYLLGEQDRIVGISGYTTHPAIARKEKPKVSAFTSAKIDKILELQPDLVIGFSNLQADIAASLIRAGVEVHIFNQRSVAQVLNMIAVTGALVGATEKAEQLIATLEKTLDEAQQTASKFKIKPKVYFEEWDDPMMCSIRWAMELIELAGGVDCFPELSQFHSAKDRIVTPQLVVERQPDIIIGSWCGKKFQPQQVIAREGWADLPAVKHGFVREIKSADILQPGPSLITHGLKQIQAIIQEWQTFQARSV
- the cobU gene encoding bifunctional adenosylcobinamide kinase/adenosylcobinamide-phosphate guanylyltransferase, whose product is MSIHLILGGARSGKSAYAEKLAQTSGLAVTYIATAQIYDDEFKSRVQHHKNRRPAEWALVEEPHYLAQTLRNLDAPNQCLIVDCLTLWLAQWICPDCNPPQDSSWQAEREALLSTLPTLQGSVILVSNEVGMGIVPLGEINRQFQDEQGRLNQAVASVANEVTFVAAGLPLKLKS
- a CDS encoding cobyrinate a,c-diamide synthase; the encoded protein is MNQISCPAILVSAPASGQGKTLSTAALARAWKNRGLNVHAFKCGPDFLDPMVLETATGQPVYNLDLGMCGEQDGLVRLYQAAQTADVIIVEGVMGLYDGTPSSADIAMRYSLPVMLTIDASGMAQTFGALASGLLGYQPALIPAGVLANKVGSTGHADMLKDSLPVHLSWLGALPQDEAYALPERHLGLFRAQEITDLDARIEAAATALADSSALPLPPKVTFTALNMATSPMPSKLLAGKTIAIARDAAFCFIYPANIDCLQEMGATVKFFSPLHDKTLPEADAYWLPGGYPELHLKEISENAGMRDALLAAFNADKPILAECGGMMALSESINGEPVYGLLAGKSHIEQRLQGLGTQHTELLEDIGNIGAHTFHYGKFDTPLLPKCQANSRYGVGENIYQQGSITATFLHFYFSSNPTLAARLFSYAKP